A DNA window from Hydra vulgaris chromosome 13, alternate assembly HydraT2T_AEP contains the following coding sequences:
- the LOC136089572 gene encoding jerky protein homolog-like produces the protein MGFVEMVRNYIKSTQKQSKTYTDSELKRAIQLVNDGEPCKRVARLLNIPHKTLRCHISGLRKSSVVGQKSSLQPDEEMSIAQYIAIFSDFGYAFDKIDLKLFVQSFLNKSGRNCPFFNENLPGDDWVRSFLERHKSVLSYRACQNICRKRAAISCDSVNRFFNNLEDTIKNIQPQNIINYDETNLSDDPKSKQMIFRKGAKHAERVINTSKSSVSIMFTCTADGIFPPPYTVYKAERLMDTWILGGPIGARYNRTKSGWFDGNCFKDWMQTLVVPYFRHVDNKTPKLLIGDNLACYLSIDVIEICETNNIRMVFLPPNSTHLLQPLDLAVYGPMKSTWRKIITEWKIGEGRFYTSLPKNVFPRLLLNLLTNMNHIQEFAISRTDISKSSQNLVSPLVFERLAELRQASAKKPGAVMRGKKVKVSPGKSVSLKDVATDSSASKFQSKHKLIKIKNTQLNESLNIERQERNSKLYVNTFKEMIDYDIPSSSKMYIDLEEASDKKSDGIQKEKSEMLKKKDLFTEKSDLYDDYDLEDSLFHQKQAHMDKKFDNYSNESTYKLDSLCSKGMCNPGVIATSEYLLAEGSYVIVRFEGKKTPYHFVGQVVNIEKDNNWNIKYFRQVFDTTNPRIISFKEPQVPDYFVTEGKSIIKHLPCPLYEKNNIFFERNYW, from the exons ATGGG atTTGTGGAAATGGtgagaaactatataaaatcaACTCAAAAACAGTCCAAAACTTACACTGATAGTGAACTTAAAAGAGCTATCCAACTTGTTAATGATGGAGAACCTTGTAAACGTGTGGCAAGGCTACTAAACATACCACACAAAACTTTAAGGTGTCATATTAGTGGTTTACGCAAAAGTAGTGTGGTTGGTCAAAAGAGTTCATTGCAACCAGACGAGGAGATGTCAATTGCACAATACATTGCAATTTTTAGTGATTTTGGCTATGCATTTGATAAAATAGACCTCAAATTATTTGTACAAAGTTTTCTTAACAAATCTGGAAGAAACTGcccattttttaatgaaaatttgccTGGTGATGATTGGGTAAGGTCATTTTTAGAGCGGCATAAAAGTGTTTTGTCTTATCGAGCATgtcaaaatatttgtagaaagcGTGCTGCAATTTCATGCGACTCtgttaatagattttttaacaacttagaagatacaataaaaaatattcaaccacaaaacataataaactatGATGAAACTAATCTTTCTGATGACCCAAAGTCAAAACAAATGATATTTCGGAAAGGTGCTAAACATGCTGAAAGAGTTATAAATACATCAAAGTCATCAGTGTCTATAATGTTTACATGTACTGCAGATGGTATTTTTCCTCCTCCATATACAGTGTATAAAGCTGAGCGTCTAATGGACACTTGGATACTTGGAGGTCCAATTGGTGCACGCTATAACCGTACAAAATCTGGTTGGTTTGATGGCAACTGTTTTAAAGATTGGATGCAAACATTAGTAGTACCTTACTTCAGACATGTTGACAACAAAACACCAAAACTACTTATAGGTGATAATTTAGCATGCTATTTGTCTATTGATGTTATCGAAATTTGTGAAACTAACAACATTAGGATGGTCTTCTTACCTCCTAATAGTACGCATTTGCTACAGCCTCTTGACCTTGCAGTTTATGGACCAATGAAATCAACATGGAGAAAAATAATTACTGAATGGAAAATTGGTGAAGGAAGATTTTATACATCTctaccaaaaaatgtttttccaaGATTGCTCCTTAATCTCTTGACTAATATGAATCACATACAAGAGTTTGCT aTTTCAAGGACAGACATATCTAAATCTTCTCAGAACTTAGTATCCCCATTAGTTTTTGAACGTCTTGCAGAACTTCGACAAGCTTCTGCTAAAAAGCCTGGAGCAGTAATGCGTGGGAAAAAAGTTAAGGTTTCACCAGGAAAAAGTGTTTCACTAAAAGATGTTGCAACAGATTCTTCTGCTTCTAAATTCCAATCAAAACACAAGCTAATCAAAATAAAGAATACTCAACTTAATGAATCCTTAAATATAGAAAGACAagaaagaaattcaaaattatatgtgaatacttttaaagaaatgattGATTATGATATACCTTCTAGCTCCAAGATGTATATTGACCTAGAAGAAGCTTCTGATAAGAAATCTGATGGTATACAGAAAGAAAAAagtgaaatgttaaaaaaaaaagatttatttactgaaaaaagTGATTTATATGATGATTATGACCTTGAAGATTCGCTTTTCCATCAAAAACAAGCACACATGGATAAAAAGTTTGACAACTACTCAAATGAAAGCACTTACAAATTAGATTCTCTTTGCTCTAAAGGAATGTGTAATCCTGGAGTGATTGCAACCTCTGAATATTTATTAGCAGAGGGTTCTTATGTTATTGTAAGGTTTGAAGGAAAAAAGACACCATATCATTTTGTAGGCCAAGTtgtaaatatagaaaaagataacaattggaatattaaatactttagacAAGTTTTTGATACTACAAACCCAAGAATCATCTCCTTTAAAGAACCACAAGTTCCTGATTATTTTGTAACAGAAggaaaatcaatcataaaacaTCTTCCGTGTCCCCtctatgaaaaaaacaacatcttttttgaaagaaacTATTGGTGA
- the LOC136089571 gene encoding uncharacterized protein LOC136089571, with the protein MLVAMLQRTLESLSRSETFDCARLREAANYKFNENILIHINGKNCVALEVKYHQTCYIIYTKCLANQRKGQPKVQYYNKFFHIFSNEIIIEKLIKKKKIMFMSKLFSLFVSIVYPEENIDASNYKVSRLKSKIHAAFPKLIFHTPGKRNSSDIVLLENLSSGHFAEKSLVYDNETSQSEFSQIEPLSDTDKPQNINYEFVDTRSIYRTALHFRNIINTTPDFFSTWPLLSSEFSFKNIEKIVPPGLFKFMNLHSIIPFALFLFFLDYLTCLYIYIFLLLFFLFFFSEIL; encoded by the exons atgcTGGTTGCAATGCTACAACGAACGCTTGAATCGCTCTCAAGATCAGAAACATTTGATTGTGCAAGGTTAAGAGAAGCAGCCAACTATAAATTCAATGAAAATATTCTTATACATATTAACGGAAAGAACTGTGTTGCTCTTGAAGTTAAATATCATCAAACGTGttacataatttatacaaaGTGTTTAGCAAATCAACGCAAAGGTCAGCCTAAAGTtcaatattacaataaattttttcatatattttcaaatgaaataataatagaaaaattaattaaaaagaagaaaatcatGTTTATGTCAAAGTTGTTTAGTCTGTTTGTTTCAATCGTTTATCCTGAAGAAAATATTGATGCCAGTAATTATAAAGTGTCCCGTTTAAAGTCAAAGATTCACGCAGCTtttccaaaattaattttccACACACCTGGTAAAAGAAATTCAAGTGATATAGTTTTGCTTGAAAATCTATCAAGTGGCCATTTTGCTGAAAAGAGCCTTGTTTATGATAATGAAACATCACAAAGTGAGTTTTCTCAAATAGAACCTTTGTCGGATACTGATAAACCTCAAAATATCAACTATGAATTTGTTGATACAAGAAGCATATATAGAACAGCATTGCATTTTcgaaatataataaatacaactCCTGATTTCTTTTCAACATGGCCTCTATTATCTTCTGAattctcatttaaaaatatagagaaAATTGTACCACCTGggttatttaagtttat gaatTTACACTCTATTATTccatttgctttatttttattttttcttgattatttaacatgtt tatatatatatatatttttattattattttttttgttttttttttcagaaatccTTTAA